In a genomic window of Sulfuriferula nivalis:
- a CDS encoding HDOD domain-containing protein, translating into MQSNTLADDPSTRRAQLLQKIQDDPTLPALGSAVTQVLKITSSSNEAVYSLAHFILSDVALTQKILSIANTASYRTASGNKVTTISKAIFLLGFDAVKDVALAMLLVEGMTGKSALNIRTELLKSLGASLAGREIAKLGIYSDSEEAAVVGLFKNLGRLLVAMHDEAAYDEIISISATGTCSPEQAAVRVLGCGFNRLAESVLQQWKIPSTIINALAPLTTNSLKPATTRQEGLQQIAEFSTDAATLLTQTSNIDPSLMSKTLLARYGAAFGMDSAALTALLSRVAEETQTLTNAIFQAEIPPIAQAEIPLTADALDDFLLTAPEINNIPSNTRHPSGKPMNARDLLLFGVQDVTEMSSSGRCKPNEIIMLVLETLYRSMGFRFATACVRDVKTQQFRARLTIGEDEQERQAGFVFSATPGRDLFHLAMENDADVLISDASVANVRALIPDWHRALLPDAASFIILPLVVKKKAVGLIYADRAVVATEGVPADEAALIKMLKGQIITALTPR; encoded by the coding sequence ATGCAGTCCAACACTCTGGCTGACGACCCCAGCACTCGACGCGCGCAGCTATTGCAAAAAATACAGGACGACCCCACTCTGCCCGCACTGGGCAGTGCCGTGACACAAGTACTCAAAATCACCTCATCGAGTAATGAAGCGGTATACAGCCTGGCGCATTTCATCTTGTCAGATGTTGCTTTGACTCAAAAAATTCTCAGCATCGCCAATACCGCAAGCTATCGCACTGCATCAGGCAACAAAGTCACTACGATTTCTAAAGCCATATTTCTGTTGGGTTTCGACGCGGTTAAAGACGTTGCATTAGCAATGTTGCTAGTTGAAGGCATGACTGGAAAATCAGCGTTAAATATACGCACAGAACTGCTCAAATCCTTAGGCGCCAGCCTGGCAGGTCGTGAAATTGCAAAATTAGGCATCTATTCCGACTCCGAAGAAGCCGCCGTAGTTGGGCTCTTCAAGAACCTTGGTCGACTGCTCGTTGCCATGCACGATGAAGCTGCCTATGACGAAATCATATCCATCAGCGCCACTGGCACCTGCTCACCAGAACAAGCTGCGGTCCGTGTATTAGGATGCGGATTTAATCGTTTGGCAGAGTCGGTACTGCAACAATGGAAAATCCCCAGCACCATCATTAATGCACTCGCACCTTTAACCACAAACAGCCTGAAACCGGCCACTACCCGCCAGGAAGGACTACAGCAAATAGCTGAATTCAGTACGGATGCGGCAACTTTGCTCACACAAACCAGCAATATCGACCCCAGCCTGATGAGTAAAACCCTGCTCGCACGTTATGGCGCAGCATTCGGCATGGACAGCGCCGCATTAACCGCTCTTCTTAGCCGTGTGGCAGAAGAAACCCAAACACTGACTAATGCTATTTTTCAAGCAGAAATTCCTCCCATTGCCCAAGCTGAAATACCTTTAACCGCAGATGCACTGGATGATTTTTTACTTACAGCACCCGAAATAAATAACATTCCCAGCAACACCCGCCACCCCAGCGGCAAGCCCATGAATGCCCGAGATTTACTATTGTTCGGGGTACAGGATGTGACAGAAATGAGCAGCTCCGGGCGATGCAAACCCAATGAAATTATTATGCTGGTACTGGAAACACTCTATCGCAGCATGGGATTCCGATTCGCCACCGCCTGTGTCAGAGATGTAAAAACTCAACAATTCCGCGCACGCTTAACCATAGGCGAGGATGAGCAGGAACGTCAGGCGGGTTTTGTATTCTCCGCGACACCTGGACGCGATTTATTTCATCTGGCAATGGAAAACGATGCTGATGTATTGATTTCGGACGCCTCTGTTGCCAACGTCCGCGCACTCATCCCTGACTGGCACCGGGCACTACTACCCGATGCTGCCAGCTTTATCATCTTGCCATTAGTTGTAAAAAAGAAGGCTGTTGGCCTGATCTACGCTGATCGAGCTGTAGTCGCCACGGAAGGTGTGCCTGCTGATGAAGCCGCATTAATCAAAATGCTTAAAGGACAGATTATTACTGCACTGACTCCCCGCTGA
- the mraZ gene encoding division/cell wall cluster transcriptional repressor MraZ: protein MFRGVTTLSLDTKGRLAVPSKYRDVLLAQGDGRVVVTADPSKCLLLFPLLEWEPIEKKLNSLSSFNPQTRSLQRLLVGNAADLELDATGRILLPAMLREFAALEKNVVMVGQGAKFELWNESRWQEQMDIALNFKDGGMPDELAGFSL from the coding sequence ATGTTTCGTGGCGTTACAACACTCAGTTTAGATACGAAGGGTCGGCTTGCTGTGCCGTCCAAGTATCGTGACGTGTTGTTGGCGCAGGGTGATGGTCGTGTGGTTGTGACGGCCGATCCAAGTAAGTGTCTATTGCTGTTTCCGCTGCTTGAGTGGGAACCTATCGAGAAAAAGCTGAATAGCTTGTCTAGTTTCAATCCTCAAACTCGTAGTTTGCAACGTTTATTGGTTGGTAATGCAGCGGATTTAGAGCTGGATGCGACGGGTCGCATCTTATTGCCGGCGATGTTACGTGAGTTTGCGGCGTTGGAAAAAAATGTGGTGATGGTGGGTCAAGGTGCGAAATTTGAGTTGTGGAATGAATCGCGCTGGCAGGAGCAAATGGATATTGCGCTGAATTTCAAAGATGGCGGCATGCCTGATGAGTTGGCGGGCTTCTCTCTGTGA
- the apaG gene encoding Co2+/Mg2+ efflux protein ApaG: MGDSRKNHITVTVKNTYLEEQSDPDLERYVFAYTITIENTGTQAAQLVSRHWIITDAEDRVQEVRGLGVVGEQPMLKPGEAFEYTSGTAMNTPVGTMRGTYQMIAEDGEHFDAEIPSFVLAMPRTLH, translated from the coding sequence ATGGGCGATAGCAGAAAAAATCATATTACAGTTACCGTGAAAAATACCTATTTGGAAGAGCAATCCGATCCTGATCTGGAGCGCTATGTATTTGCCTACACGATTACTATTGAAAATACCGGTACGCAAGCGGCGCAATTAGTATCTCGACACTGGATTATTACTGATGCCGAGGATCGTGTGCAGGAAGTGCGTGGTCTGGGTGTGGTAGGTGAACAGCCGATGTTGAAGCCCGGTGAAGCATTTGAGTATACCAGTGGGACCGCGATGAATACGCCAGTCGGAACGATGCGTGGGACATATCAAATGATAGCTGAAGACGGTGAGCATTTCGACGCAGAAATTCCGTCTTTTGTATTGGCTATGCCGCGCACCTTGCATTGA
- a CDS encoding peptidoglycan D,D-transpeptidase FtsI family protein, giving the protein MSRIASRPISHLLDIHLDSWRGYVVLGAILGMFLVLAGRAIYLQSLRHVFLQQKGDALASRVVELPAHRGMISDRTGEPLAISTPVESLWANPSAAQLTAQQLKQLAAVLNMPESEIKAKLAQTDKEFVYIKRRLPPSQAEAVTKLGIAGLAMQREYRRYYPAGEVAAHLLGFTGLDDSGQEGMELAYQNVLAGVPGSRRVLKDRKGNIFEDVESILSPKPGQDLTLSIDMRLQYLAYRELQAAVIANKAKAGAIVVLDAKTGEILALANTPSFNPNNREGVKPWQMRNHAVTDEYEPGSTMKPFTIAAAMDTGRYTPDTLIDTENGSYVIGTKRIRDAHPHGMLTVSQVIQKSSNVGASKIALTMTPEYMWTAFHNAGFGTVPQVGFPGAASGSLRPYEKWRTIEQATMSYGNGISVSLLQLARAYTVFTNHGVLKPVTMLKLNGPAAPGVRVFSAKSADAVIPMLESVISPEGTAPQAAIEGYRVAGKTGTAHKPDRGGYSADKYIASFIGFAPASNPRLIIAVMVDEPSAGQYYGGTVSAPVFKKVMQGALRQLDVAPDKEITQKPIPATVTGEDEST; this is encoded by the coding sequence GTGAGTCGTATAGCAAGCAGGCCGATTAGTCATTTGCTGGATATACATCTGGATAGTTGGCGTGGCTATGTCGTGTTAGGTGCGATATTGGGCATGTTTCTGGTGTTGGCGGGTCGGGCGATTTATTTGCAAAGTTTGCGTCATGTGTTTTTGCAGCAAAAAGGTGATGCATTGGCAAGCCGCGTGGTTGAGCTGCCAGCGCACCGCGGCATGATATCGGATAGAACAGGGGAGCCGTTGGCAATCAGTACGCCGGTGGAATCGTTGTGGGCGAATCCGAGTGCTGCACAATTAACTGCGCAGCAATTGAAACAGTTGGCAGCCGTGTTGAATATGCCTGAGAGCGAGATAAAAGCGAAGCTGGCGCAAACGGATAAGGAATTTGTGTATATCAAACGCCGTTTGCCACCGAGTCAGGCAGAGGCGGTGACGAAGCTGGGTATAGCGGGATTGGCGATGCAGCGTGAGTATCGACGTTATTACCCTGCAGGTGAAGTAGCAGCGCATTTGCTGGGCTTTACCGGGCTGGACGATAGCGGGCAGGAAGGTATGGAGCTGGCTTATCAAAATGTATTGGCCGGCGTGCCAGGTAGTCGCAGGGTGCTCAAAGACCGCAAGGGTAATATTTTTGAGGACGTAGAAAGCATATTAAGCCCGAAGCCGGGACAGGATTTAACCTTATCAATTGATATGCGTTTGCAATATTTGGCGTATCGCGAATTGCAAGCGGCGGTGATAGCGAATAAGGCAAAAGCGGGTGCAATAGTGGTGCTGGATGCAAAAACTGGGGAGATTCTGGCGTTGGCAAATACTCCATCATTCAATCCAAACAACCGAGAGGGCGTAAAGCCGTGGCAAATGCGTAACCATGCTGTTACTGATGAATATGAGCCAGGTTCAACCATGAAGCCGTTTACCATAGCGGCGGCGATGGATACGGGCAGATATACGCCGGATACACTGATTGACACTGAAAATGGCAGTTATGTTATCGGTACCAAACGTATTCGTGATGCGCATCCGCATGGCATGTTGACCGTTTCTCAGGTGATACAGAAATCGAGTAACGTAGGTGCATCGAAAATTGCGTTAACCATGACACCTGAATACATGTGGACAGCATTTCACAATGCAGGATTTGGTACGGTACCTCAAGTCGGATTCCCGGGAGCGGCATCAGGCAGTCTGCGCCCTTATGAGAAATGGCGCACGATAGAACAGGCAACCATGTCTTATGGTAACGGTATCTCAGTCAGTTTGTTGCAGTTGGCGCGTGCCTATACCGTGTTTACCAATCATGGTGTGCTGAAACCGGTGACCATGTTGAAGCTGAATGGACCCGCAGCACCAGGTGTACGTGTGTTCAGCGCAAAGAGTGCGGATGCCGTGATACCGATGCTGGAAAGTGTGATATCGCCTGAAGGTACAGCACCACAAGCTGCGATAGAAGGATATCGCGTCGCGGGTAAAACCGGGACGGCGCACAAGCCTGACCGCGGTGGTTATTCGGCTGATAAATATATCGCGTCATTTATTGGTTTTGCACCAGCAAGTAATCCAAGGCTGATTATTGCGGTAATGGTCGATGAGCCTTCGGCGGGGCAATACTACGGCGGTACGGTTTCCGCGCCTGTGTTTAAAAAAGTGATGCAAGGTGCGCTACGTCAATTAGATGTTGCGCCTGATAAAGAGATTACACAAAAACCTATCCCTGCAACGGTCACAGGGGAGGATGAGTCCACATGA
- the mraY gene encoding phospho-N-acetylmuramoyl-pentapeptide-transferase, whose amino-acid sequence MLLWLFKHLAADVRAFNVFDYITLRAVLATLTSLTISFMVGPYVIRRLGEMKIGQSVRDDGPQSHLVKAGTPTMGGALILVSIAISTFLWGDLTNHYVWVALVTTLGFGAVGWVDDYRKVVYRNPKGLSAKAKYFWQSVFGLGAALYIAYSTALPAQTELIVPFFKHIAIPLGTVGFVVLTYFVIVGSSNAVNLTDGLDGLAIMPTVMVASALAVFAYVAGHAVFSKYLGVPHIPGAGELVVFCAAIVGAGLAFLWFNAYPAEVFMGDVGALALGAALGVVAVIVRQEIVLFIMGGVFVVETLSVMIQVGSFKLRGKRVFKMAPLHHHYELKGWKETQVVVRFWIITMILVLIGLSTLKIR is encoded by the coding sequence ATGCTGTTATGGCTATTTAAACATTTAGCGGCAGATGTCAGAGCGTTTAATGTATTCGACTACATTACATTGCGCGCAGTGCTGGCAACACTGACGTCGCTGACCATTTCATTTATGGTCGGGCCTTATGTTATACGGCGTTTGGGTGAGATGAAGATAGGACAGTCAGTACGCGATGATGGTCCACAGAGTCATTTGGTAAAAGCCGGCACGCCTACTATGGGCGGCGCTTTGATACTGGTGTCGATTGCAATTTCAACTTTCCTCTGGGGTGATCTGACCAACCATTATGTGTGGGTGGCGTTGGTAACTACGTTGGGGTTTGGTGCGGTGGGCTGGGTGGATGATTACCGTAAAGTGGTCTATCGCAATCCTAAAGGCTTGTCTGCCAAAGCAAAATATTTCTGGCAATCAGTGTTTGGTCTGGGTGCCGCTCTGTATATAGCTTATTCGACAGCATTGCCAGCGCAAACTGAGCTGATTGTGCCGTTTTTCAAACATATAGCAATTCCACTGGGTACGGTGGGCTTTGTGGTGCTGACTTACTTTGTCATAGTCGGTTCGAGCAATGCTGTGAATTTGACTGATGGACTGGATGGACTGGCGATTATGCCGACGGTGATGGTCGCTTCAGCATTGGCGGTGTTTGCTTATGTTGCTGGTCATGCAGTGTTTTCTAAATATCTCGGTGTACCGCATATACCGGGTGCGGGTGAGCTGGTGGTGTTTTGTGCGGCCATCGTTGGCGCTGGTCTGGCATTCCTTTGGTTTAACGCATACCCCGCTGAAGTATTCATGGGCGACGTGGGCGCTTTGGCTTTAGGTGCGGCATTAGGCGTAGTGGCCGTGATTGTGCGCCAGGAAATTGTGTTGTTCATTATGGGTGGTGTATTCGTGGTTGAAACCTTGTCGGTGATGATACAGGTGGGGTCGTTCAAACTGCGAGGCAAGCGCGTATTCAAGATGGCGCCGCTGCATCATCACTATGAGTTAAAAGGCTGGAAAGAGACACAGGTAGTGGTGAGGTTCTGGATTATTACCATGATTCTGGTGTTAATTGGTTTATCAACCTTGAAGATCCGCTGA
- the ftsL gene encoding cell division protein FtsL, whose protein sequence is MSRLHLFLLLVVIVSALSVVTSQHKARKTFVELQQAQAKQRELDVEWGQLQLEQSTWAMHARVEKLATEKLQMQLPDAAHVQVVFAGKSRDGSQ, encoded by the coding sequence GTGAGCCGATTGCATTTGTTTTTGTTACTGGTAGTGATAGTCAGTGCGTTATCGGTGGTGACTAGCCAACATAAAGCACGTAAAACTTTTGTTGAGTTACAGCAGGCGCAAGCTAAACAACGTGAACTGGATGTGGAGTGGGGGCAGTTGCAGTTGGAACAAAGTACTTGGGCGATGCATGCACGAGTAGAGAAATTGGCGACAGAGAAGCTGCAAATGCAGTTGCCAGATGCGGCGCATGTACAAGTGGTATTTGCCGGTAAATCCAGGGATGGATCGCAGTGA
- a CDS encoding UDP-N-acetylmuramoyl-L-alanyl-D-glutamate--2,6-diaminopimelate ligase yields MSLVAHQSAVEMAANMLVAFAHLGVTGITSDSRQVRAGMVFAAYPGEAGDGRRYIAAAVKAGAVAVVWEAQDFVWPAELASVPNFAVAELREQLGEIAAAVYGNPSEDLWVIGVTGTNGKTSCTQWIAQCLNQLSRKTAIIGTLGNGVPPDLNYTGNTTPDVTVVQAALRDYCDQGVTALAMEVSSHGLDQGRVHGVKFDVAVLTNFTQDHLDYHGDMATYAAVKSKLFNWSGLRYVILNRDDVLGRELALQPAAAKVVTYGFGQADVQGSELQLSLAGLSMQVETLWGNGRLQSSLLGRFNAHNLLASLAVLLVSDVPFADALRVLEQVQPVAGRMQTLGGNSQPLVVVDYAHTPDALEKVLQTLRELNPAGKLWCVFGCGGERDAGKRPLMGTAVSRYADVAMVTSDNPRGEQPQTIIDAIRVGMNGQEMVAPDRAQAIQNVIKLAQAGDVVLIAGKGHEDYQEVAGVKYPFSDVIVAQAALKARVA; encoded by the coding sequence ATGAGCTTAGTTGCACACCAGTCAGCCGTTGAAATGGCCGCCAATATGTTGGTGGCTTTTGCGCATTTGGGCGTAACGGGGATCACCAGTGATAGTCGTCAGGTGCGTGCAGGTATGGTGTTCGCAGCTTATCCCGGTGAAGCAGGGGATGGCAGGCGTTATATAGCGGCTGCAGTCAAAGCTGGCGCGGTAGCTGTGGTGTGGGAGGCGCAGGATTTTGTCTGGCCAGCAGAGTTAGCATCTGTCCCCAATTTTGCCGTGGCGGAATTACGCGAACAATTAGGTGAGATTGCGGCAGCAGTATATGGCAATCCAAGCGAGGATTTATGGGTGATAGGTGTTACCGGTACAAATGGTAAGACTTCATGCACACAGTGGATAGCGCAATGTCTGAATCAGTTGTCACGCAAGACAGCCATTATTGGCACTTTGGGTAATGGGGTTCCACCTGATTTGAATTACACCGGCAATACCACGCCAGACGTGACTGTCGTGCAGGCAGCATTGCGAGATTATTGTGACCAGGGCGTGACTGCGCTGGCGATGGAAGTGTCGTCACACGGTCTGGATCAAGGTCGTGTGCATGGTGTTAAGTTTGATGTGGCGGTGTTAACTAACTTTACCCAGGATCATCTGGACTACCACGGTGATATGGCGACTTATGCAGCGGTTAAAAGCAAGTTGTTCAACTGGTCAGGTTTGCGCTATGTCATTTTGAATAGAGATGATGTTTTGGGCCGCGAGTTGGCGTTGCAACCTGCAGCAGCCAAGGTTGTGACTTACGGATTTGGACAGGCGGATGTACAGGGCAGCGAATTACAGTTGTCCTTGGCCGGTTTGAGTATGCAAGTAGAGACGTTATGGGGAAATGGTCGTTTACAGTCATCTTTGCTGGGGCGGTTTAATGCGCATAACTTGCTCGCGAGTTTAGCTGTGCTGCTGGTAAGTGATGTGCCATTTGCTGATGCGTTGCGAGTGTTGGAGCAAGTGCAGCCAGTCGCTGGCCGTATGCAAACATTGGGTGGAAATTCACAGCCACTGGTTGTTGTGGATTACGCCCATACGCCAGATGCGCTGGAAAAAGTATTGCAGACATTGCGTGAATTAAATCCTGCAGGGAAGCTGTGGTGTGTGTTTGGATGCGGTGGTGAGCGTGATGCAGGTAAACGTCCACTGATGGGCACTGCGGTAAGTCGTTATGCGGATGTAGCGATGGTGACTTCGGATAACCCTCGTGGTGAACAGCCACAAACCATAATCGACGCAATCCGTGTGGGTATGAATGGGCAGGAAATGGTTGCGCCAGACAGAGCGCAGGCGATACAGAACGTAATCAAGCTGGCGCAAGCAGGCGATGTGGTGTTGATAGCAGGTAAAGGACATGAGGATTATCAGGAAGTGGCTGGCGTGAAATATCCATTTAGCGATGTAATCGTGGCGCAGGCAGCGTTGAAAGCGAGAGTCGCATGA
- a CDS encoding UDP-N-acetylmuramoyl-tripeptide--D-alanyl-D-alanine ligase codes for MMWTTHAAAQAISAQVLGADVAFARVTTDSRQIQAGDLFIALRGDKFDGHDYVKQALEQGAAAVMVDEQAGLDIVPAIVVADTRLALGQLASVWRQRMPARVLAITGSSGKTSVKEMLAAILRVAVGDEAVLATQGNLNNDIGMPLTLLRLRLDHQFAVVEMGMNHAGEIAYLTELAHPDVAAIINAGTAHIGMLGSQAAIAAAKGEILAGLASRGIAVINADDAYAAMWRELAGNHRVMDFGLVHGHDVCATYRAESLGSVITLQTGVVSTVVHLAVAGEHNVMNALAAAAVAHAAGFGLELIKAGLESYQGVKGRLQRKAAKCGGVVIDDSYNANPDSTLAAIAVLAGMPGRKILVLGDMGELGDDAAVMHKQVGVAAKVAGIDALYALGDLSVHAVNGFGEGALRFNAVEALVNAVDAQMSANVTVLVKGSRFMQMERVVKILEEQG; via the coding sequence ATGATGTGGACGACACATGCAGCTGCACAGGCAATTTCAGCACAAGTGCTCGGTGCGGATGTCGCATTTGCACGGGTAACAACCGACAGTCGACAGATTCAGGCTGGGGATTTATTTATCGCCTTGCGTGGTGACAAATTCGATGGTCACGACTACGTTAAACAGGCTTTGGAACAAGGTGCGGCAGCAGTCATGGTGGATGAACAGGCCGGATTGGATATTGTGCCAGCCATCGTTGTTGCCGATACGCGTTTAGCCTTAGGTCAGCTCGCATCAGTGTGGCGGCAGCGCATGCCTGCCCGTGTACTGGCGATTACGGGTAGCAGCGGTAAAACGTCGGTAAAGGAAATGCTTGCTGCCATCTTGCGTGTTGCAGTTGGCGATGAGGCGGTATTGGCCACCCAAGGTAATTTGAATAATGACATCGGTATGCCGCTGACTTTATTGCGCTTGCGACTGGATCATCAATTTGCCGTAGTTGAAATGGGTATGAATCACGCAGGTGAGATTGCCTATTTAACTGAATTGGCGCACCCGGATGTAGCCGCAATCATTAATGCAGGCACTGCGCATATAGGCATGCTGGGGTCACAAGCTGCTATTGCGGCGGCCAAGGGCGAGATATTGGCAGGGTTGGCTAGCAGGGGTATTGCAGTGATTAACGCGGATGATGCCTACGCGGCTATGTGGCGTGAGTTGGCAGGGAATCATCGTGTTATGGATTTTGGTCTGGTTCATGGACATGACGTATGTGCGACTTACCGTGCGGAGTCGCTGGGTAGTGTAATTACTTTGCAAACAGGCGTGGTATCAACTGTTGTTCATCTAGCAGTAGCAGGTGAGCACAATGTGATGAATGCCTTGGCGGCGGCTGCGGTAGCACATGCGGCAGGTTTTGGATTGGAACTGATTAAAGCAGGCCTGGAAAGTTACCAAGGTGTGAAAGGCCGGTTGCAACGCAAGGCAGCCAAGTGTGGTGGTGTTGTGATTGATGATAGCTATAACGCCAACCCGGACTCAACACTGGCAGCGATTGCAGTCTTGGCGGGTATGCCAGGTCGCAAGATTTTGGTATTGGGCGATATGGGCGAATTGGGCGATGACGCCGCGGTTATGCATAAGCAGGTTGGTGTGGCAGCGAAAGTGGCAGGAATAGATGCTTTATACGCTTTGGGTGACTTGAGTGTGCATGCAGTTAATGGCTTCGGAGAGGGTGCGCTGCGTTTTAATGCTGTGGAAGCGTTGGTAAATGCGGTTGATGCACAAATGTCAGCGAATGTGACAGTGCTGGTTAAAGGATCACGGTTTATGCAGATGGAACGTGTAGTTAAAATTTTAGAGGAGCAAGGCTGA
- a CDS encoding energy transducer TonB, translating to MSHAVLQEPELSPAARRVLGALLLSLGLHAAIIGLVRIAPAKVSVGTPAVMQVQFSRMAPVEKSDAKVSTNALSQPVMQATAPSLTSVPVALPSPPHIAATPVAEPDKQTVTHAAVIAPPNPEKLPQIDLPVNVDTTYYTAKEVDVHPRALATIQPVYPMAAAANNQQGWVVLHIKLDETGRVEEVKVADATPAGVFDEAALEAFRQGKFSPAQKSGRAVKSLMEIKVWFKLD from the coding sequence ATGTCGCATGCTGTTCTACAGGAACCTGAATTAAGCCCCGCTGCACGTCGCGTATTAGGTGCGTTATTGCTGTCGCTGGGGTTGCATGCTGCGATTATTGGTTTGGTGCGTATTGCGCCTGCTAAGGTTTCTGTCGGTACCCCTGCTGTCATGCAGGTGCAGTTTTCCAGGATGGCGCCAGTGGAAAAGTCGGATGCCAAGGTGTCGACAAATGCATTGTCCCAACCTGTCATGCAGGCTACTGCGCCTTCCTTGACGAGTGTGCCAGTTGCACTACCATCTCCCCCTCATATTGCTGCGACACCCGTTGCAGAACCTGACAAACAGACAGTAACCCACGCTGCAGTGATTGCGCCACCTAATCCAGAAAAATTGCCGCAAATTGATTTGCCTGTCAATGTGGATACCACTTACTACACTGCCAAAGAAGTTGATGTGCATCCGCGTGCATTAGCAACTATACAACCAGTGTACCCAATGGCAGCAGCGGCTAATAATCAGCAAGGATGGGTGGTGTTGCACATCAAGCTGGACGAAACGGGTAGGGTGGAAGAGGTCAAAGTCGCGGATGCTACACCTGCCGGTGTTTTTGATGAGGCTGCACTTGAGGCGTTCAGGCAAGGGAAGTTTTCCCCAGCCCAAAAGTCAGGGCGGGCGGTGAAGTCGCTGATGGAGATAAAAGTCTGGTTCAAGCTGGATTAA
- the rsmH gene encoding 16S rRNA (cytosine(1402)-N(4))-methyltransferase RsmH, with amino-acid sequence MSISLQHETVLLNEAVEALNIKADGVYVDATFGRGGHSRLILNRLGQAGRLYAFDKDPKAIAAGASVDDPRFELIHSGFEHVATELAQRSVGAVDGVLMDLGVSSPQLDEAERGFSFRFDAPLDMRMDTTRGQTAAQWLAVVGETDLKEVISQYGEERYARSIARAIVAQRTVAAITTTKQLAQLIAAVIPRHEPGQNPATRTFQAIRIYINRELEELSIALPACAGLLNSAGRLVVISFHSLEDRIVKRFMRELSSSPELPARLPIKAVDIPAAKMKLIGRAIKPSEGEVARNPRARSAVMRVMEAL; translated from the coding sequence GTGAGCATCAGCTTGCAGCATGAGACTGTGTTGTTGAACGAAGCAGTAGAAGCATTAAATATTAAAGCTGATGGTGTTTATGTAGATGCAACATTCGGTCGTGGTGGGCATAGTCGATTGATTTTGAATCGGCTCGGTCAGGCAGGGCGTTTGTATGCGTTTGATAAGGATCCAAAAGCGATAGCGGCAGGTGCATCTGTTGATGATCCTCGTTTCGAATTGATACACAGTGGTTTTGAGCATGTAGCAACTGAGTTAGCGCAGCGTAGTGTCGGTGCGGTAGATGGTGTGTTAATGGATTTGGGTGTGTCGTCACCTCAGCTGGATGAGGCGGAGCGAGGTTTCAGTTTTCGTTTTGACGCACCGCTGGATATGCGGATGGATACCACGCGTGGACAGACGGCGGCGCAATGGTTGGCGGTGGTGGGCGAAACTGATTTAAAAGAGGTGATAAGTCAATATGGTGAAGAGCGGTATGCTAGGTCGATTGCAAGAGCGATTGTTGCGCAAAGAACAGTCGCGGCGATTACAACCACCAAACAACTTGCGCAGCTTATCGCGGCCGTTATCCCTCGGCATGAGCCAGGGCAAAACCCCGCGACACGTACCTTTCAGGCTATACGGATTTACATCAACCGTGAGCTTGAAGAATTATCGATAGCTTTGCCTGCGTGTGCGGGTTTGTTAAATAGCGCGGGGCGGTTGGTGGTGATCAGTTTTCATTCTTTGGAAGATCGGATAGTAAAGCGGTTTATGCGCGAATTATCCAGCTCGCCAGAATTGCCAGCGAGATTGCCGATTAAGGCAGTGGATATTCCTGCAGCCAAAATGAAATTGATTGGTCGTGCGATCAAGCCGAGTGAGGGTGAAGTGGCGCGTAATCCACGTGCGCGCAGTGCGGTGATGCGCGTGATGGAGGCTTTGTGA